The Methanoregula boonei 6A8 genome has a window encoding:
- a CDS encoding MBL fold metallo-hydrolase: MDRVYHVGNATITKIPELILDSNSPEYLYPQWDPAFLLEHEHWLVPENMDQTRTHVIQSIHTWLIRTRQHTILIDTATGNDKERVWFPRLNRLNTPYLERLKAAGVTPEMVDYVILTHLHVDHVGWNTRLVDGVWEPTFPNATYVFSKAEQRHYSDPENYPEKNRVKFIIYKDSVLPVIHAGQAEIVLPDGTEFLEGVSLYPVPGHSPGQMAVGLTSNGEEALFGGDVMHHPVQVYRPEWNSVYCEDTEKARASRKWVLDYLADRHALYFSSHFAGTSAGRVTRTGNSFKWKFC, from the coding sequence ATGGACAGGGTATATCACGTGGGCAACGCCACAATCACCAAAATACCGGAACTTATTCTCGATTCAAACAGCCCGGAGTACCTGTATCCCCAATGGGACCCGGCTTTTCTTTTGGAACACGAACACTGGCTGGTCCCCGAAAACATGGATCAGACACGGACGCATGTCATCCAGAGTATCCATACCTGGCTTATCAGGACAAGACAGCATACGATCCTCATCGACACGGCAACAGGAAACGATAAAGAACGCGTCTGGTTTCCCCGGCTTAACCGATTGAACACACCCTACCTTGAACGGCTCAAAGCTGCAGGTGTGACGCCGGAGATGGTGGATTATGTCATCTTAACGCATCTTCACGTGGATCATGTAGGATGGAACACCCGCCTCGTTGATGGCGTGTGGGAACCTACCTTCCCCAATGCAACATACGTTTTCTCAAAGGCCGAGCAGAGACACTATTCCGACCCGGAAAATTACCCGGAGAAGAACCGTGTCAAATTCATCATATACAAAGACAGTGTTCTTCCGGTGATCCATGCAGGACAGGCCGAGATCGTTCTCCCGGACGGGACAGAGTTTCTTGAGGGAGTTTCCCTGTATCCCGTACCGGGGCACAGCCCCGGCCAGATGGCAGTTGGCCTAACTTCAAACGGGGAAGAAGCTCTTTTTGGCGGTGATGTCATGCATCACCCCGTTCAGGTATACCGTCCTGAATGGAATTCTGTGTACTGCGAGGATACAGAAAAGGCCCGTGCCTCACGGAAGTGGGTACTGGACTATCTCGCGGACCGGCATGCCCTGTATTTCAGTTCGCATTTTGCCGGTACTTCCGCAGGGCGTGTCACGCGTACAGGTAATAGTTTCAAGTGGAAATTCTGCTAA
- a CDS encoding winged helix-turn-helix transcriptional regulator, with amino-acid sequence MPRSSPVGTCPIQISLSVIGGKWKPIILWFLKDEPVRFSGIQKKIPGITQMMLAKQLRELVADGMIERTVYPEVPPRVDYAITDDGRSALPVLVALNEWGNEYQKRKYGNWSQKCADTFRDDPEE; translated from the coding sequence ATGCCACGCTCGTCCCCGGTCGGCACATGCCCGATCCAGATCTCGCTCTCTGTTATCGGTGGAAAGTGGAAGCCGATTATCCTCTGGTTTCTCAAAGACGAACCGGTCAGGTTTTCCGGGATCCAGAAAAAGATCCCGGGGATTACCCAGATGATGCTTGCAAAACAGCTCAGGGAGCTTGTGGCCGACGGGATGATCGAACGGACGGTCTATCCCGAGGTCCCTCCACGGGTCGATTACGCCATCACGGATGATGGCCGTTCGGCCCTTCCCGTTCTTGTGGCATTGAATGAATGGGGCAATGAGTACCAGAAACGGAAGTACGGGAACTGGAGCCAGAAATGTGCGGACACGTTTCGTGACGACCCGGAAGAATAG
- a CDS encoding tautomerase family protein — translation MPVVILKMRKGWTTEQKRKIVKEFTNTLVSTLKIEPDLVTIMIDEHSLEDIGHGGVLRCDEH, via the coding sequence ATGCCCGTCGTTATTCTCAAGATGCGCAAAGGCTGGACCACAGAACAGAAACGCAAAATCGTCAAGGAATTCACAAACACCCTTGTCTCAACGCTCAAGATCGAACCGGATCTGGTTACGATCATGATCGACGAGCACAGTCTCGAAGACATCGGCCATGGCGGCGTGCTCCGCTGCGACGAACACTAA
- a CDS encoding type II toxin-antitoxin system PemK/MazF family toxin, giving the protein MGGLVKGDVVVVLFPFSDLSSAKKHPALVLATPDGDNVILCQITSRLLSDRHAILIGDGDFSSGSLQQESNIRPARIFTADTRIVQYVAGYLKDETIRAIVDRVVEILREK; this is encoded by the coding sequence ATGGGCGGACTTGTAAAGGGCGACGTTGTTGTCGTTTTGTTTCCTTTTTCGGACTTAAGCAGCGCAAAGAAACACCCCGCTCTTGTCCTTGCCACACCTGATGGTGATAATGTTATCCTTTGCCAGATAACCAGCAGGCTGCTGTCCGATCGCCATGCAATTTTAATCGGTGATGGCGATTTCTCGTCCGGATCCCTCCAGCAGGAGAGCAATATCCGGCCTGCCAGGATTTTTACAGCCGATACACGGATTGTCCAGTATGTCGCAGGTTACCTGAAGGATGAAACAATAAGGGCAATTGTCGATCGGGTTGTTGAAATCCTCCGGGAAAAATAA